Proteins co-encoded in one Bacteroidales bacterium genomic window:
- a CDS encoding C25 family cysteine peptidase encodes MKRILFSLILIVACISSYAKGYETNFSQPNSNEYQISFEITDWNLKNVVFDGVEFQKIIFNASTVTEEKGWAELPFISGSIQLPARKNVDLSIIYLDYTDYKLDYPLVPSRGVIYRNQDPSAIPYEIDPASIVDAFYPNNLAIAEEPFIIRDVRGTSVRVFPFQYNAATNTLRVYNRVDVLLTENDEPATNPLLTENLTPVREAIGMYQSLFLNPDATRFDLPMAQHGEILVVTTERDAETIDSYIQWKREKGFIVHKEIVSTGYSGSNIQSFIKNQYDNNNNILYVQIIGDWADIQSILVGGLPADPKLGCVVGTDNFPDIAIARFSCSNADQLNVQINKSIEYEKNPNMDPDWHESFIGIASNEGPGDDGEIDYTHIQRIYTQRLEPFSYSAHKQNYDPGANATNLTNHINAGASTIAYAGHGSQTSFVTTNYTNNNINQLSNGNKLPFITACACNTGEFNRSGGDCFAEAWLKKENGGAVAALLSSISQPWQPPMRGQDYFYDILIGGFDYSLYSGQNGLNTTEQRTTWGSIVVNTYNLMLTESSTSSDVETAHTWCSFGDATLQLRTKQPVQILSSMSTMMVGLPFNTVITANGNPVENAIVCISQDGVYISAITNENGEVSIENEFVPGEILLVVTAFNTATIYENIECVPAEGAYLIKDSYTLGENGILSFGETSPLSIAIKNVGVENTTTNTQVTITSDDPMLTIVSGTATYPPINSGEVANVENGFSISASEDITNGQNFAINITAVNGSNTWESKIYVNAYKPVLEYVNYEWPGGFEPGNTVQLAVYYKNKGGFNALNAVSTLSSTSSYINILDAEYHIGTIAPDGEVVAIYYVEIDEETPYTEVIEFEASLEASGNIIATGDFSISNSCNVIFDLADSYGDGWNGNKLSVSFSDGTPTQELTISSGPSASFTLEIMAGTDVTVTFITGQYTYECSFKIYYEGGNMIYQSSGTPSAGVATQFTCNCSFEVSTCEPVSNLAANTEDNNVILTWNSIEDASHFIVKCDGITIDTPTENTFIHENVSQGIHTYCIIAVYNSPSCESLPECISIEITDDVCSAPTGLAVEALNNSAILTWDHMACANSYNIYVDGDIIASGIVGTSYTDNDIYTGHICYYITAVNSVGESEPSVEACLEYTGINNYSNNATIYPNPTTGNLTIECKNMNQIKIYSLTGVLVYQTNIKANSHNINIDYLVKGTYLIQIIYNDGILTEKIVKQ; translated from the coding sequence ATGAAACGAATTTTATTTTCCCTTATTTTAATTGTTGCTTGCATATCGTCTTATGCAAAAGGTTATGAAACAAATTTTTCACAACCAAACAGTAATGAATATCAGATTTCATTTGAGATTACAGATTGGAATTTGAAGAATGTGGTATTTGATGGTGTTGAATTTCAAAAGATTATTTTTAACGCTTCAACTGTTACCGAAGAAAAAGGTTGGGCAGAACTACCGTTTATCAGCGGTTCTATCCAATTACCTGCTCGTAAGAATGTAGATTTAAGTATTATTTACTTAGATTATACTGATTATAAACTTGATTACCCTTTAGTTCCTTCCAGAGGAGTAATTTACAGAAATCAAGACCCCTCCGCAATTCCTTATGAAATTGATCCCGCTTCAATAGTTGATGCTTTTTATCCGAATAATTTAGCTATAGCTGAAGAACCTTTCATCATTCGTGATGTCAGAGGAACATCTGTAAGAGTATTTCCATTTCAATACAATGCCGCAACAAACACTTTACGTGTTTACAATAGAGTTGATGTATTGTTAACAGAAAATGACGAACCTGCAACAAATCCGTTATTAACAGAAAATCTGACGCCGGTAAGAGAAGCCATAGGAATGTATCAGAGCCTTTTCTTAAATCCCGATGCTACCAGATTTGATTTACCGATGGCTCAACATGGTGAAATATTAGTTGTTACAACAGAACGTGATGCAGAGACTATCGATTCATACATTCAATGGAAAAGAGAAAAAGGGTTTATTGTACATAAAGAAATTGTTTCAACAGGTTATTCCGGATCAAACATTCAAAGTTTTATTAAAAATCAATATGACAATAATAACAACATATTATATGTACAAATCATCGGCGATTGGGCTGACATACAATCAATATTAGTCGGCGGTCTTCCGGCCGATCCGAAGTTAGGTTGTGTTGTAGGAACCGATAATTTTCCGGATATTGCTATCGCACGTTTTTCATGTTCTAATGCCGATCAACTTAATGTTCAAATCAACAAATCTATTGAATATGAAAAAAATCCTAATATGGATCCCGATTGGCACGAATCATTTATCGGAATTGCATCAAATGAAGGTCCTGGCGATGATGGTGAAATAGATTACACACATATTCAAAGGATTTACACTCAAAGACTTGAGCCTTTTTCATACAGTGCTCACAAACAAAACTATGATCCGGGCGCCAATGCAACTAATCTTACAAATCATATCAACGCCGGTGCTTCAACAATTGCTTATGCTGGTCACGGCTCCCAAACGAGTTTCGTTACTACTAACTATACTAACAATAATATTAATCAACTCTCAAACGGCAACAAACTTCCGTTTATTACGGCTTGTGCCTGCAATACGGGTGAATTCAATCGCTCCGGAGGTGATTGTTTTGCTGAAGCATGGTTAAAAAAAGAAAATGGCGGTGCCGTTGCAGCTTTATTATCATCAATATCCCAACCTTGGCAACCACCGATGCGCGGACAAGATTATTTTTATGATATTCTCATAGGTGGTTTTGATTATTCTTTATATTCGGGACAAAACGGATTAAACACAACCGAACAACGTACGACCTGGGGCTCTATCGTTGTTAATACTTATAATTTGATGTTGACCGAATCCTCAACTTCAAGTGATGTTGAAACAGCACATACTTGGTGTTCTTTCGGCGATGCTACTTTACAATTGAGAACAAAACAACCTGTACAAATTCTGTCTTCAATGTCTACAATGATGGTTGGACTTCCATTCAATACAGTAATTACAGCTAACGGCAACCCAGTTGAAAATGCTATTGTTTGTATTTCACAAGACGGGGTTTACATTTCAGCAATAACTAATGAAAACGGTGAAGTTAGTATTGAAAATGAATTTGTCCCCGGAGAAATTCTTCTTGTTGTTACGGCTTTCAACACTGCAACAATCTATGAAAATATAGAGTGTGTTCCGGCTGAAGGAGCTTATCTTATTAAAGATAGCTATACATTAGGTGAAAACGGTATTTTAAGTTTCGGTGAAACATCACCATTAAGTATTGCAATAAAAAATGTAGGTGTTGAAAACACTACAACTAATACTCAAGTTACCATTACAAGCGATGATCCAATGTTAACTATTGTTTCCGGAACTGCAACATATCCGCCAATTAATTCGGGAGAAGTTGCAAACGTAGAAAACGGTTTTTCTATTTCCGCTTCTGAAGATATAACTAACGGTCAGAATTTCGCAATAAATATTACTGCTGTAAACGGTAGTAATACCTGGGAAAGTAAAATATATGTTAATGCATATAAACCGGTTCTTGAATATGTTAATTATGAGTGGCCGGGAGGCTTTGAACCCGGAAATACAGTTCAACTTGCAGTATATTATAAAAATAAAGGCGGTTTTAACGCTTTGAATGCTGTAAGCACTTTAAGCTCAACGAGCTCTTATATAAACATTTTAGATGCGGAATATCATATTGGAACTATAGCTCCTGACGGAGAAGTAGTAGCCATTTATTATGTAGAGATAGATGAAGAAACACCTTATACTGAAGTTATTGAATTCGAAGCATCTCTTGAAGCTTCCGGCAACATAATAGCCACAGGTGATTTTTCTATTTCAAATTCGTGTAATGTTATATTTGACCTTGCAGATAGTTATGGTGACGGTTGGAACGGAAATAAATTATCCGTATCATTCAGTGACGGAACTCCAACACAAGAGCTAACAATCAGCAGCGGCCCATCTGCCTCATTTACTTTAGAAATTATGGCAGGTACTGATGTAACCGTAACATTTATTACCGGTCAATATACCTATGAGTGTTCTTTCAAAATCTATTATGAAGGCGGAAATATGATTTATCAAAGTTCCGGAACACCTTCCGCAGGCGTTGCAACCCAATTTACATGTAATTGCAGTTTTGAAGTAAGTACCTGCGAACCTGTCTCTAATTTAGCAGCCAATACCGAAGACAACAATGTTATATTAACTTGGAATTCTATTGAAGATGCATCACATTTTATAGTTAAATGCGACGGGATAACTATTGATACTCCTACTGAAAATACATTTATACATGAAAATGTTTCTCAAGGAATTCATACTTATTGTATAATTGCTGTTTATAATTCACCGAGTTGCGAATCTCTGCCCGAATGTATTTCTATAGAAATTACCGATGATGTTTGTTCTGCTCCGACCGGACTCGCTGTTGAAGCTCTTAATAATTCCGCCATACTTACGTGGGATCATATGGCTTGTGCAAATAGTTACAATATCTATGTTGACGGAGACATTATTGCATCAGGTATAGTCGGCACTTCATATACAGATAATGATATATATACCGGACATATTTGTTATTATATTACCGCTGTTAATTCAGTGGGAGAATCGGAACCTTCTGTTGAAGCTTGCTTAGAATATACAGGTATAAATAACTACAGTAATAACGCCACAATTTATCCTAATCCTACAACAGGCAATCTTACTATAGAATGTAAAAATATGAATCAAATAAAAATTTACTCCTTAACCGGTGTACTTGTTTATCAAACTAATATCAAAGCAAATTCACACAATATTAATATTGATTATCTAGTAAAAGGTACATATTTAATACAAATCATTTACAATGACGGTATATTAACCGAAAAAATTGTAAAACAATAA
- a CDS encoding DUF721 domain-containing protein, translated as MNNTEEIGNVIKNMLKELRLEDKYLQARIHSAWKDISGEYLYRHTTKVKFQNECLYLYINSAAIKNELQYSKTIIIEQINKEIGEEAVKFIKIF; from the coding sequence ATGAATAATACTGAAGAGATCGGAAATGTAATTAAAAACATGTTGAAGGAGTTAAGACTTGAGGACAAATATCTTCAGGCTCGTATTCACAGTGCATGGAAGGATATTTCAGGCGAATATTTATATAGACATACAACAAAGGTAAAATTTCAGAATGAATGTTTATACTTATACATTAATTCGGCGGCAATAAAAAATGAATTACAATATTCAAAGACAATTATTATTGAGCAAATAAACAAAGAGATTGGAGAAGAGGCAGTTAAGTTCATTAAAATTTTTTAG
- a CDS encoding DNA replication/repair protein RecF — protein sequence MIIDKIKILNFKNIENFEGEFSPKINCFAGMNGAGKTNILDAIHYLSFSKSFFHSLDFRNIRHGEEYFAIHGYFSGNNSADKISCVLKDGGKKQLSINDKTYKRFSDHIGKYPLIMISPYDQDLINLGSDIRRKFADMVISQFSVEYLDSLVSYNKILLQRNNLLKQLSETSSSDFTLIELLDEQLVSYGEVIHHYRKDFFSKLTPVFQKYFELISNHNEKVHLEYISQLNENNFIEHLRENRQKDLMVKYTTVGIHKDDISFFINDYSVKNYASQGQQKSYTIAMKLAQFEYIKQFVQNNPILLLDDIFDKLDAIRVENLISLVSDDNFGQVFITDTHIERFNEIMRNVNSEIKVFKIERK from the coding sequence ATGATAATAGACAAGATAAAAATACTGAATTTCAAAAATATAGAAAATTTCGAAGGAGAATTTTCTCCTAAGATTAATTGTTTTGCCGGTATGAATGGTGCGGGTAAAACAAACATTCTTGATGCGATACATTACCTTTCCTTTTCAAAAAGTTTTTTCCACTCATTAGATTTCAGGAATATTAGACATGGAGAGGAATATTTTGCAATACACGGATACTTTTCAGGAAATAATTCGGCAGATAAAATCAGTTGCGTATTAAAAGACGGGGGCAAGAAACAATTATCAATAAACGATAAAACTTACAAAAGGTTTTCGGATCATATCGGAAAATATCCTTTAATAATGATCTCTCCTTATGACCAAGATTTGATAAACTTAGGAAGTGATATCAGGCGAAAATTTGCAGACATGGTGATATCGCAATTCAGTGTCGAATATCTCGACTCTTTAGTTTCCTACAATAAAATTTTGCTTCAAAGAAATAATTTATTAAAACAATTGTCGGAAACATCTTCGAGTGATTTCACTTTAATCGAATTGCTTGACGAACAGCTCGTATCTTACGGAGAAGTAATTCATCATTACAGAAAAGATTTCTTCTCAAAATTAACTCCTGTCTTTCAAAAATATTTTGAGTTAATATCAAATCATAATGAAAAAGTTCATTTAGAATATATTTCGCAACTTAACGAAAATAATTTCATAGAACATTTAAGAGAAAACCGTCAAAAAGATTTAATGGTAAAATACACAACGGTAGGTATTCACAAGGATGATATTTCGTTTTTTATTAATGATTATTCGGTAAAGAATTATGCTTCGCAGGGACAACAAAAATCGTACACAATTGCTATGAAATTAGCGCAATTTGAATACATCAAGCAATTTGTTCAAAACAATCCCATTTTGCTTTTAGATGATATTTTCGACAAACTTGATGCTATACGTGTTGAGAATCTGATTAGTTTGGTTTCCGATGATAATTTCGGCCAGGTTTTTATTACAGATACGCACATTGAAAGATTTAATGAGATTATGCGTAATGTAAATTCGGAAATTAAAGTATTTAAAATTGAAAGGAAATAG
- a CDS encoding serine hydrolase, with product MKLLRYCFSVILLLLSLISYSQTHFFYNDYDADHWVDSVLSSLTLKEKVGQTMMIRSSSEGNEAYYKEIERQIKEYNIGGICFFKGDPVTQAQLTNKWQMLAKTPLLISMDAEWGLEMRLKNNVMGFPKQMTLGAIKDDCIVYDMGRTIAKQLKRIGINMSFSPVADINNNAANPVINYRSFGEDRENVARKSLAYMLGLQENGVIAVAKHFPGHGDTDTDSHHSLPLINHSVQRLDSIELYPFKRLIDNGIIGIMNAHVYVPALEHEENVPSSMSCSIVTDLLRDQLDFKGLTITDGLEMGAILQYKNPGDIEVQSAIAGNDIQLLPIDIDLAIEKTLEAIENGDINEESINSSCRRILYAKYFAGLSERKRINETNIITDLNCAEDKILRRNLYAEAITAIKNEDKVLPLKLDSRIKTACIIISSVNTGDFKDIFLNYHNADFFNLDPKASETKCNELLKNISNYDRVIALVATWSSSLKSYFNISDGVYNFIDTLANQHQSILCIAGNPYIGTKISNIDNYKSVVFAYEPADEVFNLLPQALFGAIAINGQLPVSINEKYKVLSSVYIPVSKVLAYPPDYEITYKYGSFRKVDSIALHGINRGAYPGCQVFAVHKGNVIYNKSFGRQSYDKTSTKVDNKTVYDVASITKIAATTISVMKLQENCIFDVDYRISDFLPFLRGTDKEDIIIREALAHQARLKSYIPFYKNIETNEELRKELLRDKFSEDYPIKVAEKVYLKKDYDLFILDSIANSKLLDSNKCVYSDLGFVLTAKAIENTVLQDLNEYVDENFYMPMGLMSTTFLPLNKIAKERIAPTEDDKTFRRQLIKGYVHDQTAAMLGGVAGNAGLFSTAEELGKIMQMLLFDGRYGNIDYIHKHVIEDFIVTQFPENENRKACGFDKPMLMYKASGPTCKSASNHSFGHTGFTGVYIWADPDNDLIYVFLSNRINPDVSNTKLSSLNIRTNIHQEFYDIIERCKR from the coding sequence GTGAAATTATTACGCTATTGTTTTTCAGTAATATTATTATTGTTGAGTTTGATTTCTTATTCACAGACTCACTTTTTTTATAATGATTATGACGCAGATCACTGGGTTGATTCGGTACTTTCTTCTTTGACTTTGAAAGAAAAGGTAGGACAAACCATGATGATTCGTAGTTCTTCGGAAGGTAACGAAGCTTATTATAAGGAAATAGAAAGGCAAATTAAAGAATATAATATTGGCGGAATTTGTTTTTTTAAGGGAGATCCGGTTACTCAAGCTCAACTTACAAACAAATGGCAAATGCTTGCTAAAACACCCTTACTTATAAGTATGGATGCGGAATGGGGTTTGGAAATGCGATTGAAAAATAATGTTATGGGTTTCCCAAAACAAATGACTTTAGGCGCCATTAAGGATGATTGTATTGTGTACGATATGGGGCGTACAATTGCAAAACAGTTGAAAAGAATAGGAATTAATATGAGTTTTTCTCCGGTTGCAGATATTAATAATAATGCTGCAAATCCTGTTATTAATTACAGATCTTTCGGCGAAGACAGGGAAAATGTTGCGAGAAAAAGTTTAGCTTATATGCTCGGCCTTCAAGAAAACGGTGTTATTGCAGTTGCAAAACATTTTCCGGGACACGGCGATACGGATACCGATTCCCATCATTCGCTACCGCTTATTAATCATTCCGTTCAGAGATTAGACAGCATCGAACTTTATCCTTTCAAAAGACTTATTGATAACGGCATTATCGGTATTATGAACGCACATGTTTATGTTCCGGCATTAGAGCACGAAGAAAATGTTCCCTCTTCAATGTCTTGTTCTATTGTTACCGATCTTTTAAGAGATCAACTCGATTTCAAAGGTCTGACAATTACCGACGGATTGGAGATGGGTGCTATACTTCAGTATAAGAATCCGGGTGATATTGAAGTTCAATCCGCAATTGCCGGAAACGACATACAATTACTGCCGATTGATATCGACTTGGCAATTGAAAAAACCTTGGAAGCCATTGAAAATGGCGACATTAATGAAGAAAGCATTAATTCTTCATGCCGTAGAATATTGTATGCAAAGTATTTTGCCGGATTATCCGAAAGAAAAAGAATCAACGAAACTAATATAATCACGGACCTTAACTGTGCCGAAGACAAAATCCTCAGAAGAAACCTTTATGCCGAAGCAATAACTGCTATTAAAAATGAAGACAAAGTACTTCCTTTAAAACTCGACAGCAGAATTAAAACCGCCTGCATTATAATTTCATCCGTAAATACCGGCGATTTTAAAGACATTTTCCTTAATTATCATAATGCGGATTTCTTTAATCTTGACCCGAAAGCTTCCGAAACTAAGTGTAATGAGTTACTTAAAAACATTTCGAATTACGATAGAGTAATAGCGCTTGTTGCTACCTGGTCTTCATCATTAAAAAGTTACTTCAATATTTCCGATGGCGTTTATAATTTCATTGATACACTTGCCAACCAACATCAAAGCATTCTGTGCATTGCAGGGAATCCATACATCGGAACAAAAATATCAAACATAGATAATTACAAATCCGTGGTTTTTGCTTACGAACCTGCAGACGAAGTTTTTAATCTTCTTCCACAGGCTTTATTCGGCGCTATAGCAATAAACGGGCAACTACCGGTAAGCATAAATGAGAAATACAAAGTACTTTCAAGCGTTTATATTCCGGTTTCCAAAGTTTTAGCTTATCCGCCGGATTATGAAATTACATATAAATACGGCAGTTTCCGTAAGGTTGATTCTATTGCACTTCACGGAATAAACAGAGGAGCTTACCCGGGTTGTCAAGTATTTGCCGTGCATAAAGGAAACGTCATCTACAATAAATCTTTCGGGCGGCAATCTTACGACAAAACTTCGACAAAAGTAGATAATAAAACGGTTTACGATGTGGCATCTATTACAAAAATTGCGGCTACAACTATATCCGTCATGAAATTACAAGAAAATTGTATTTTTGATGTCGACTACAGGATTTCCGACTTCCTACCTTTTTTGCGGGGAACAGATAAAGAAGATATTATTATTAGAGAAGCTTTGGCTCATCAGGCGAGATTAAAATCTTACATACCTTTCTATAAAAATATTGAGACGAATGAAGAACTTCGGAAAGAACTTTTGAGGGACAAATTCAGCGAAGACTACCCTATCAAAGTCGCCGAAAAGGTTTATTTGAAAAAGGATTATGATTTATTTATTTTAGATTCGATAGCTAACTCTAAGTTATTGGATTCAAACAAATGTGTTTACAGCGATTTAGGATTTGTTCTGACGGCTAAAGCCATTGAAAATACCGTTTTACAAGATTTGAACGAATATGTTGATGAGAATTTTTATATGCCGATGGGTTTAATGAGCACTACTTTTTTACCTTTAAATAAAATAGCGAAAGAAAGAATTGCACCGACGGAAGATGATAAGACTTTCAGAAGACAATTAATAAAAGGTTACGTTCATGACCAAACTGCCGCTATGCTCGGCGGTGTTGCCGGCAATGCAGGATTATTTTCAACAGCGGAGGAATTGGGAAAAATAATGCAAATGTTATTATTTGACGGAAGATACGGTAATATTGATTACATTCATAAACATGTTATAGAAGATTTTATTGTTACACAATTCCCGGAAAATGAAAACCGGAAAGCCTGCGGATTTGACAAACCGATGTTGATGTATAAAGCTTCCGGACCAACATGTAAGTCGGCGAGCAATCACAGTTTCGGCCATACCGGATTCACAGGAGTTTATATTTGGGCGGATCCTGATAATGACCTCATTTATGTATTTCTCTCAAACAGAATCAATCCGGACGTAAGCAATACAAAATTATCGAGTCTGAACATCAGAACAAATATTCATCAAGAATTTTATGATATAATAGAAAGATGTAAAAGATGA
- a CDS encoding elongation factor G, whose translation MKVYETNKIRNINIVGGAKSGKTTLSESMLFLGSVISRRGSVEDKNTVSDYRDIELAKLNSVSSTVCYAEFKDHKINFIDNPGFVDYIGEIYASTKVTDTAFMVINAQEGIEVGTEMQWRVLTKYQTPVVFVLNQLDHEKAKFDEILRELKEVFGNKVVPFQFPVSTGEGFNAIVDVLSNKILKYGKDGGLASIEDVPGEFVDRVEELRSFLTEAAAEGDEELMEKFFEEGTLSAEDIARGLKLSIKNRDLFPLLCVSAKNNMGVDYLLDFAINNIISPDQANPVITTSNVELHSKISEPVCAFIFKTSIESHVGEVSYFRVYGGEISEGQDLVNMNNDSKERISQVMVCAGKNRTKINKVVAGDIAATIKLRDVRNNQTLSTAKSNIGTIPPFEIPEPTYFTSIKAANSSDDEKLGVALNELQKVDPSLKAGFSRELRQMVVSGLGEPHINTMKWYLNNQYKIEIELFPSKIPYRETITKTARASYRHKKQSGGAGQFGEVHMMIQPYVEGYTHPTDFPVRGTEEYIMDWGGKLMFHNCVVGGSIDARFMPAIFKGIMERMEQGPLTGSYARDIVVYIYDGKMHPVDSNEMAFKLAGRNAFREAFKQAGPKIMEPIYDVEVLVPEDMMGGVMTDLQNRRGIVMGMDSEGRFQKIRAQVPLAEMNRYSTALSSLTSGRATYSLKFNEYRAVPTDVQDKLLKEYAEQSADED comes from the coding sequence ATGAAAGTTTACGAAACTAATAAAATTCGCAACATCAATATTGTTGGCGGCGCAAAATCAGGTAAAACTACTTTATCTGAAAGTATGCTTTTCCTCGGTAGCGTGATCAGCCGCAGAGGATCTGTTGAAGATAAAAACACAGTATCCGATTATCGTGATATAGAACTTGCAAAACTAAACTCAGTTAGCTCTACTGTTTGTTATGCAGAGTTCAAAGATCACAAAATCAATTTTATTGATAATCCGGGTTTTGTTGATTATATCGGAGAAATTTACGCCTCAACAAAAGTTACAGATACAGCCTTCATGGTTATTAACGCTCAAGAGGGTATCGAAGTCGGTACGGAAATGCAATGGAGAGTACTTACAAAATATCAAACTCCTGTTGTTTTTGTACTTAATCAACTCGACCATGAAAAAGCAAAATTCGATGAAATTTTACGCGAATTAAAAGAAGTTTTCGGAAATAAAGTTGTTCCTTTTCAGTTCCCGGTTAGCACTGGTGAAGGTTTTAATGCTATTGTTGATGTTCTTTCAAATAAAATATTAAAATATGGAAAAGACGGCGGATTAGCCAGTATTGAGGATGTTCCCGGCGAATTTGTCGACAGAGTTGAAGAGTTAAGATCTTTTCTCACTGAAGCAGCTGCGGAAGGCGACGAGGAATTAATGGAGAAATTCTTCGAAGAAGGAACTTTATCTGCAGAAGATATTGCTCGCGGATTAAAATTAAGCATCAAAAACAGAGATCTGTTTCCTTTACTTTGTGTTTCGGCAAAAAATAATATGGGAGTTGATTATCTTTTAGATTTTGCTATCAATAATATAATTTCTCCTGATCAAGCTAATCCTGTTATTACAACATCAAATGTTGAACTTCATTCAAAAATCAGCGAGCCTGTTTGTGCTTTCATTTTCAAAACATCTATAGAATCTCACGTTGGTGAAGTTTCTTATTTCAGAGTTTACGGCGGTGAAATTTCTGAAGGTCAGGATTTGGTAAATATGAATAACGACTCTAAGGAAAGAATTTCGCAGGTTATGGTTTGTGCAGGTAAAAATCGTACTAAAATAAACAAAGTTGTTGCCGGTGATATAGCCGCTACAATTAAGTTAAGAGATGTTAGAAATAATCAAACATTAAGCACTGCTAAATCAAATATCGGAACAATTCCTCCGTTTGAAATACCGGAACCTACATATTTTACATCTATTAAAGCTGCCAATAGCTCCGATGATGAAAAATTAGGCGTTGCATTAAACGAATTACAAAAAGTTGATCCATCGTTAAAAGCAGGCTTCAGTCGCGAATTACGCCAGATGGTTGTCAGCGGACTCGGTGAACCACATATCAATACAATGAAATGGTATTTGAATAATCAATATAAAATTGAAATAGAATTATTCCCGTCAAAAATACCTTATCGCGAAACAATTACAAAAACAGCAAGAGCTTCTTACCGTCACAAAAAACAATCCGGCGGTGCAGGCCAGTTCGGTGAAGTTCACATGATGATTCAACCTTATGTTGAAGGTTACACTCACCCTACGGATTTTCCTGTAAGAGGTACGGAAGAATATATTATGGACTGGGGCGGAAAACTTATGTTTCATAACTGTGTAGTAGGCGGTTCTATTGATGCACGATTCATGCCGGCTATTTTTAAAGGTATTATGGAACGTATGGAACAAGGCCCGTTAACAGGGTCCTATGCACGTGATATTGTTGTTTATATTTATGACGGTAAAATGCACCCTGTTGATTCGAACGAAATGGCGTTTAAATTGGCAGGACGTAATGCTTTCAGAGAAGCTTTCAAACAAGCCGGTCCTAAAATTATGGAGCCCATTTATGACGTGGAAGTTCTTGTTCCTGAAGATATGATGGGCGGAGTAATGACAGATTTACAAAACCGTAGAGGTATTGTTATGGGTATGGATTCTGAAGGTCGTTTCCAGAAAATACGTGCTCAAGTGCCTTTGGCTGAAATGAACAGATATTCTACAGCTTTAAGTTCACTGACATCCGGCAGAGCTACATATTCATTGAAATTCAACGAATACCGTGCAGTTCCTACAGATGTTCAAGACAAACTATTGAAAGAATATGCAGAACAATCAGCAGATGAAGATTAA
- a CDS encoding twin-arginine translocase TatA/TatE family subunit, whose translation MNCISMVLGFLGGWEIALIVLVVLLIFGGKKIPELMRGLGKGVKNFKEGMNENDSDEGKSNKSE comes from the coding sequence ATGAATTGTATATCTATGGTACTTGGATTTTTAGGAGGTTGGGAGATTGCTCTTATAGTTTTGGTTGTTCTTTTAATTTTCGGCGGTAAAAAAATTCCCGAATTAATGAGAGGCCTCGGTAAAGGAGTTAAAAATTTTAAAGAAGGAATGAATGAAAATGATTCCGACGAAGGAAAGTCCAATAAATCAGAATAA